ATGGAAAAATCTAGAATTATTATCCCCGTGCTGGAGCCACTTAACCCTGGCTTTTTGTTTCCAGAATTGTTCCTCTACAGTCAGGACCCTCCGCAATTCAGCTTGTACCCGTTTCAACTCAACAAAATTCTTCTCCAAGCTATCTACCTCGATCTGAAGCTCAGCCCGGGCCACCGGTGCCTCGGCCCTCTTCACGTTGAGAAAAACATCTTCAAACGTCTCCTTATTCCATTGTTGAATAGCATGAGAGACTCTCTTCAGTTTGGCCCATACGCGATAAAACGGAGAGCCACTGACATCACCTTGCCAAACCATCTTTACTACATCTAACAGACTATCCTTAGATGTCCACACGTTAAGGAATCTAAAAGTGCGAGACTTATTGTCCAGCCTGGTAGAGAAGGAAAGGAGAAGTAGGCCATGGTCAGAGGGCTCTCGCACCAAGTGGGAGACAACTATCGAGGTTGAATCGTTTAAACACGCATTGTTAAGTAAAACCCGATCTAGGCGCTTCCAGATTCTTGCTCGCCCATGTCTATTATTATACCAAGTGAAGCTGGACCCAGAGAACCCTGCATCAAGCACACCAGCTTCTCCCATGAATTGGAAAAGCTCCAAGCCCTGAGATGGCTGAAACGGCCGACCTCTCTTCTTCTCATTCGGAGATAAAATAAGGTTAAAATCCGTCACAATATACCATGGCTCGTGACAAGGCTTGTCGCGAAGTAAAGTAGGCCATAACCTCCTCCTTTCCGCGGCAGTACATTTAGCATGAACAAAGGAAACAATAAAAAGACAGGATCGATGGGGATGACAAAATGAGATGGACAAGTGTTGGTCAGACTCCCCAACAACTATGGAGGTAAAAGGAAATCTAAAGAAAACCCAAAGATCCCTTGACGGGTTAGAAATCATATGATCAAAATTCAAACGCACACGAATTGATTCCATGTCTCTTGTCGAGAGTTTAGGCTCACAGATCCCAATCACCGACAATTTGTGTAACAAAATTAACTTTTTGAGCCTTCGTAAATTTGGAGATCTAGAAATCCCCTGAATATTCCCGAAAAGTGCACTAATCATTAGATAAAGCATGAAAAGAATTTTGAGAGTTGTGTTTTACCGACTTGAGCTCTCTGTCCGAAGGAAAATTGGCCCGTATGCCACGACCCCGAGCTGTTCGACGCCCTTGCTCCAGTGCCGATAACTGGTCTACATTCAGGTGATCGGTCACAGAATGAGAACACTCTGATACAGTACCTTGTGGCCTTGGCAATCGAGGAGACAAACAGCCCGCGCTAATGGGTTCTTCAGGCGAAGAATCGTCTGTTCCTTCGGAGTCGTCATCACCATCCTTCGTTGCTTGAGAGTCTTCCTCCACTACCCGATCAACCATGTCATGGATGATACTAGTAGCCGTCGCCTTCAACGCATCATCAACCATAGAGGGTAGGGAAACTAGAACGGAAGGACAACCTCCCAACTAGCGGCCTGTTCAACAGCAAGAACGGGAGCCACAGCAAAGCCTACAGGTTCTGATGGCAGCGGCAGCTCTATCTCCTTGTGTAAGAGGATGTCACCCATAGTTGGGGTAGGAGACGTAACATCCCCAGTTCGCACCTGAACCGTGCCTAAGTGAGGGAGTACCAAGTCATGCGTCTGATCGGGACTTTTCGCGACAGGCAGCTCCACAGCCGCTGAAGCAGTAGCGGATGACAATTCTACCAACATCTCCTCGTCTTCTTGTAGCTGCTCAGCAGGCTCCGTGGTCGTCACAGGAGGCAACGAGACCACCCTACACTGATCCTCCATAGAAGAGGTCACCACGGGTTTTGCTGAAGAAGGTGCCATATCCTTAGCAGCAAGAGCCGAGCCGGTCTGCTTAGCTATCTCCTTCCATTGTTTGCATGGATCAGATTCTGATAACCCCTTGGACCGTAGCTCTGGCTTTTTAACGTGGCATTTGGCCTCTTCATGCCCCTGGCGATAGCAGTGGGAGCAATAGCTCGGCATGTGCTCATGTAACAATGGCTGCCAAAAACCCAGGCCCTCACCTAGTTGTAGCCATATACGGGATGGTAATTCCTTTAACAAATCAATCTCAACACATACTCTCGCTACATTAGGACGGGTGAGATTAGCCGTTGCAGAATCGACGAAGAGAGGTCGTCCCAAACATGAAACAATCTGAAACAAACATTGTTTATCAAATAGGTGGACTGGAAGCTTGGCCAGATTGAACCAAACTGGAGCGAATGAAGATTCCCTGTCAACGTGAAAACTTGTAGACCATTTGAAGACACGCATTGGACACCCAACCACATACCAAATACTCATTGTCCAAACCCATAAGAAATCTGCCACATTGTGCAACCTGATCAGGACATGCCGAGCGTCAAGCAGCCCAATGGAAAACGATTCATGCAAGTCGAGTACGTAAAGAATTTGCGCACAGCCTCCATTGCTGGCTGCTGTTTGGAGAACTTTTCGACCAGTGAGAATCGAAAGGGAGTCGCTATGGACTCCATAGCTGCTGTAGAAAAAGATATGGCCGGCTCTCCACGATGGGTCATAGACGTTGCTTTAACCTGAAGGCTGGGGAAAGGCGCTGAAACGGATGAGAATAGCTCAGAGAATGTTTTCTTGCGAAACCCAGGTGACGTAGAAGGAGGTTGCCCACCATCCGGAGGTGGCTGGGCAACCATGGCAGCCATAGAGGTTGTAGCGATCGGGTTCACGAAGTGATCAGTCCATAAGTTGAAGATGAAGCTTCTCTACTGATCTTCTGTGCCTTTGATGGGTTGGAGGTaatgaaaggaaaaacaagTGATGAATGAAGTAGGACAAAAGGTTTGGGTGTTGTCCTTAACATACGTGGAGAACCCAAAAGGTT
The DNA window shown above is from Coffea arabica cultivar ET-39 chromosome 5e, Coffea Arabica ET-39 HiFi, whole genome shotgun sequence and carries:
- the LOC140007021 gene encoding uncharacterized protein, whose protein sequence is MVDDALKATATSIIHDMVDRVVEEDSQATKDGDDDSEGTDDSSPEEPISAGCLSPRLPRPQGTVSECSHSVTDHLNVDQLSALEQGRRTARGRGIRANFPSDRELKSGISRSPNLRRLKKLILLHKLSVIGICEPKLSTRDMESIRVRLNFDHMISNPSRDLWVFFRFPFTSIVVGESDQHLSISFCHPHRSCLFIVSFVHAKCTAAERRRLWPTLLRDKPCHEPWYIVTDFNLILSPNEKKRGRPFQPSQGLELFQFMGEAGVLDAGFSGSSFTWYNNRHGRARIWKRLDRVLLNNACLNDSTSIVVSHLVREPSDHGLLLLSFSTRLDNKSRTFRFLNVWTSKDSLLDVVKMVWQGDVSGSPFYRVWAKLKRVSHAIQQWNKETFEDVFLNVKRAEAPVARAELQIEVDSLEKNFVELKRVQAELRRVLTVEEQFWKQKARVKWLQHGDNNSRFFHSVVKQRRYRVAIHSIRDSQGTWITDDGTIGMKAVKFFDDLLSAEFSSDFRLVHVIPNLSSEIDNSCLEEAHSFDEVTRVVFSMDGDSVAGPDGFTGKFFTFT